The proteins below are encoded in one region of Ostrea edulis chromosome 3, xbOstEdul1.1, whole genome shotgun sequence:
- the LOC125674922 gene encoding multiple epidermal growth factor-like domains protein 10, giving the protein MMFCDMARHIMGYLAKLISIAVVLIYFNKVYTKNIKCERMDDCCLVWDEITMECKECSPGYVGTNCTEICPYPGYGVECQMKCQCEERLCDVTTGCFSVVDGCRSGYYGDRCLYRCRYPNYGKQCQQVCQCNEEACHYITGCPLNEDTSFFLPETHVPKISTKENSHDPTVNLVVISSTALVFVVVLALVVMLVFCRVRKSTTNTRLVANTTTSHGNVCAVNTDRTYCDSNAVAGSSHLYMSTSRDPDHLTEQCRIDPMQFRDRSNTVIYPLSENYYEPVEFRPPGEDGRSSVLMENSCTSESNYHRVTEDRSSYVKMEI; this is encoded by the exons ATGATGTTCTGTGACATGGCTCGGCACATCATGGGATATCTAGCAAAGCTCATTTCCATTGCTGTGGTCTTAATTTACTTCAATAAGGTTTATACCAAGAATATCAAATGTGAAAG AATGGATGATTGCTGCCTTGTTTGGGATGAAATTACAATGGAGTGTAAag AGTGTTCCCCTGGTTATGTGGGTACGAACTGTACAGAAATATGTCCTTATCCGGGTTATGGCGTGGAGTGTCAGATGAAGTGTCAATGTGAGGAGCGACTTTGTGACGTAACTACAGGATGTTTCTCGGTTGTTg ATGGCTGTAGATCAGGCTACTATGGTGATAGGTGTTTGTACAGATGTAGATATCCAAATTACGGTAAACAATGTCAACAGGTGTGTCAGTGTAACGAAGAGGCCTGCCATTACATAACTGGTTGTCCATTGAATGAAG ACACTTCCTTTTTTCTTCCTGAAACACATGTACCCAAGATAAGTACTAAGGAAAACTCACACGATCCAACGGTTAACTTGGTCGTTATATCATCGACAGCTTTGGTCTTTGTCGTCGTTTTGGCGTTAGTTGTCATGCTTGTATTCTGCCGAGTCCGGAAATCAACAACAAACACCCGTCTTGTGGCAAACACGACAACCTCTCACGGTAACGTCTGCGCAGTGAACACTGACAGAACGTATTGTGATTCAAATGCTGTTGCAGGGTCCAGTCACTTATACATGTCAACATCACGTGATCCAGATCATCTTACCGAGCAATGTAGAATTGACCCAATGCAATTTCGAGATCGTTCAAATACCGTGATATACCCATTGTCAGAAAACTACTATGAACCTGTTGAGTTTCGTCCGCCTGGAGAAGATGGGAGATCCAGTGTGCTGATGGAAAATTCGTGTACGTCAGAATCCAACTACCATAGAGTCACAGAAGACAGATCTAGTTATGTTAAAATGGAGATATGA